TGGAAGCGGGGCCGGTTACCATCGATGCGGCCGCCAGGCGGGTGCGGGTGCGGGGCGAAAACGTGGAACTCCGCCCGAAAGAATTCGACCTGCTCTGGCTGCTGGTGCAGAACCGGGGAGTGGTGCTCTCTCGCGATCTCATCCTGGAAAAGGTGTGGGGTTACGACTTCCCCGGTGACGCCCGTACGGTTGACGTGCACATCCGCTGGCTGCGGGAGAAGATAGAAGAGAACCCCGGGCAGCCACGCTGGATTACCACCGTGCGCGGCCTGGGTTACCGGTTTGAGCCGGGTTAGGCGGGATGGCGGTGCGGTCGCTGGCGGGCAGGGCAGCCCTGGTATACACCTTGCTGATAGTGGTGTTCCTGGGCGGTGCGGGCTGGTACCTGACCGCGGCGGCGGAGAGATTTGCGTTGGAAAGCCTCACGGATCAGTTGTCGGGGCAGGCGGGCGCCGTAGCCACGGCCGTCCTGCCTTACCTGGAGGGCGACCGCCATCCTGCGGCCCTGCGCGGCTTGGTTGCCCAGATGGCGGCCACCATCGGGGCGCGGGTGACCATCGTGGACGCCGCGGGAAATGTGCTGGCGGATTCCCACCACGATCCTGACACGATGGAGAACCACGCCCACCGGCCGGAGATCCGCCGGGCCATGACAGGAGGGTGGGGATCGGCCATCCGCACGAGCCAAACCCTGGGGGAGCGCATGCTGTACGTGGCGGTCCCGGTCGGTGACCCGGCGCGACCGGCAGGGGTGGCCCGGGTGGCCTGGTCCCTGGCCCGGGTGGACCGCTGGCTGGGAGGACTGCGCCGGACGTTCTTGCTGGGCACGCTGGTCTCGCTGGCCCTGGCGGTGGGAGCCTCGGTGGCGGTGGCACGGTGGCTGAGCCGACCGCTGCTCGAACTGGGAGCGCGGGCGCGGGCCATGGCCGATGGCGACATGGACGGCCGGCTGTACCTGCGGGAGCCGCAGGAAGTGGCCGAAATCGGCTCTGCCCTGAACGAACTGGCTTCCCGCCTGCAGGGGACCATATCGGAACTGGAGCAGCAGCGCCGGGAACTGGCGGCGCTGCTGGAGCAAATGGTGGACGGAGTGGTGGTGGTCGGCCGGGGGGGGCAGCCGGTGCGCAGCAACGCAGCGGCGCGCCGGCTCCTGGGTGCGGGCCTGGCTGCCCCCGGGGTACGGGTAACCGAGGTGGTACCCCAACCCGAGGTGCGCAGGGCCCTGGAAGCCTGCCTGGGCGGGCAGCGGGAGGAAGTGATCCTGCAGCACGGCGACCTGCTCCTGCGCCTGGTCATGACCCCGGTGGAGGAGGGTGCCCTCATCCTGGTACAGGACCTCACCGCCGTGCGGCGCCTGGAGACCATGCGGCGGGACTTCGTGGCCAACCTCTCCCACGAGATCCGCACGCCCCTCGCGGTAATAAAGGCCCTGGCGGAGACGCTGGAGCGCACCTCGGACCCCGAGGAGGCGCGTCCCTTCCTGTTGCAGCTGGGAGGGCAGGTGGATCGCCTTGCCCTCCTCACGCGGCGCCTGATGGAACTGGCGCGCCTGGAGTCGGGGAATCCCGAACTCAACTTGCAGGATTGCCATCTGGGTGAAATTGCCCGTTCCACGGTCGATAGCCTGGCACCCATGGCTCGGCTGAAGGGGATATCCGTGGATCTGGACGTACCTGCGGACCTACCCCGCGTGCGGGGGGACCCCGACCTCCTGCGGGAGCTGCTGGGGAACCTCCTGGACAACGCCCTCAAGTTTACCTCGGCCGGCGGCCAGGTGAGGATTTCTGCCCGCCCCCGCGATGGGCGGGTGCTGGTGCAGGTGCGGGATACCGGCAGGGGAATCCCGGCGGCCGACCTTCCCCGGATTTTCGAGCGGTTTTACAAAGGCCAGGGGCGTCCGGGCGCGGGTACGGGCCTGGGTTTGGCCATATGCAAGCACATCGTGCTGGTCCACGGCGGCGAAATCTGGGCAGAAAGCGAGCCTGGGAAGGGCTCCACCTTCTCGTTCACCCTTCCCCTCCGGGGTCCGACTGAACGGGATTAGCACTCGGGCGAGGGGAGCCCGGACGTTAGCCGAAGCGGCCGGTGATGTAATCCTCGGTGCGCTTGTCCCGGGGGGCGGTGAAGATGCGATCCGTGGGCCCGTACTCCACCAGCTCCCCCATGAGGAAGAAGCCCGTGAAATCGGATATACGGGCGGCCTGCTGCATGTTGTGGGTGACGATGACGATGGTGTACCGGCTCTTCAACTGCTCGATCAGGTCTTCCAGTTTGCCGGTCGAGATGGGGTCCAGGGCCGAGGCAGGCTCGTCCATCAGGATGACTTCCGGCTCCACTGCCAGCACCCTGGCGATCACCAGGCGTTGCTGCTGCCCGCCCGACAGGCCCAGCGCGGAACGGAACAGCCTGTCTTTGACTTCGTCCCACAGGGCGGCTGCCTGGAGGCTGCGCTCCACGATCTGGTCCAGTGTTTTCCGGTCCTTCACCCCGTGGATCCGAGGGCCATATGCCACGTTCTCATATACCGACATGGGAAACGGGTTGGGGCGCTGAAATACCATCCCCACCCGCTTGCGCAGGCCCACCACGTCGGTGCCGGGCGCATAGATGTCGTGCCCGTCCAGGAATACCTGGCCCTTCGTTCGGGCGGATTCCACCAGGTCGTTCATACGGTTGAGGGAACGGAGGAACGTCGATTTCCCGCACCCCGATGGTCCGATGAGGGCGGTCACCCGGTTGGCCATGATTCCCAGGTTTACTTTCTTCAAAGCCTGGATATTGCCGTACCACACGGAAAGGTCGATGGCCCTGATTTTGTACTGGTTGTCGTTCAGACCGGCCACCTCCCGCAGGGGAGGGTAGCATTCCCCTATGAACGCCAGGTTAAGGGAGGTTAAACGCCGGGTTAACTGAGGAGGCGGCTGAACCGGGCCGATGGATCCCATGTACTCTTTTCCGAGATTTAAGGAAGAGATAACGAGCCTTTAAAGCGCGCTTAGAGACCCTCCCCTATAACGAAGGTGCAAGCCGGAAGAAGGAGGAGGGAAACCGTGCGCGCGAGACTGGGTGGCGCAACAAAGCGGGCTGGCAGGATGTCGCGCCTGGCGGCCGCTCTGGTGCTGGCGGCGGCCCTGGCCCTCGCGGTGTCGGGTTGTGGCGGCGGAGGGGCCACGCAGCCCGAGGAGAAGGGAAAAGTGCTGAAGGGCACCATCACCGCAGTGGGCTCCACGGCCATGCAGCCCCTGGTGGAGAGGGCGGCTCATAGGTTCATGCAGGCTCATCCCGAGGTGCAAATAAGCGTGCAGGGCGGGGGCAGTGGCACCGGCCTTTCTCAGGTGGCGGCAGGAGCATGCGACATCGGGAATTCCGACGTGTTTGCCGAGGAGAAGGAGGGCATCGATGCCTCCCAGTTGGTGGATCACAAGGTGTGCGTGGTGGGGATGGCGGCGGTGGTCAATCCCGGTGTGACGGTGGACAACCTCACCCGGCAGCAATTGATCGACATCTTCACCGGCAGGATCACCAACTGGAAGGAAGTGGGCGGGCCCGACGTCAAAGTGGTGGTGGTTAACCGACCCAAGGGTTCGGGCAGCCGGGCTACCTTCAAGAAGTACGCACTGGGCGGGGCCGAGGAAGTTCAGAGTATTGAGGAAGATTCCTCCGGTGCGGTGCGCCGGATCATCAGGGATACCCCGGGCGCCATCGGGTACCTGGCCCTCTCGTACCTGGATGGCAGCGTCAAGGTCATCAGCCTGGACGGGGTAGCTCCCACCAAGGAAAACATCGTGACGGGGAGATACCCGGTCTGGGCCTACCAGCACATGTACACTAAGGGACAGCCCTCCGGGGTGACGAAGGCCTTCATCGAGTACATGTTGTCTGCCGAGGTGCAGACCACGCTGGTGCCGGAGATGGGTTACATCCCGGTCACCGAGATGAAGGTGGAGCGCGACTGGAAGGGTAACGTCACGCCCAGGTAGCGGCGCGACACTGGGCGGCTGGAACCAAGGGTGGCGGTACGGCAGGCCCGCGGGGGGCCTGCCCTACCGCCTCCCGTGCGAGGAGGCAAAACATGAAAAAGAGCACCGACACGGGGGCTGGCATGCTCTCACGGAGGGTTGTCAGTGGCCGCTTGCGGAGGAGCGGTAGCGGGCTGTCATGGGAGCGGGGATTGCTCCTTGCCTGCGCGGGACTGGTAATCGTGCTTACCGTCAGCATCATCGTGTTCATTTCCACCAAAGGGCTGGCTACCTTCCTGGTGAACCGGGTGAGTCCAGCGGAATTCCTCCTAAGCACCGAGTGGGCGCCTGACCGTCCGGCAGAACAGGGCGGGC
The Bacillota bacterium DNA segment above includes these coding regions:
- a CDS encoding ATP-binding protein, whose protein sequence is MAVRSLAGRAALVYTLLIVVFLGGAGWYLTAAAERFALESLTDQLSGQAGAVATAVLPYLEGDRHPAALRGLVAQMAATIGARVTIVDAAGNVLADSHHDPDTMENHAHRPEIRRAMTGGWGSAIRTSQTLGERMLYVAVPVGDPARPAGVARVAWSLARVDRWLGGLRRTFLLGTLVSLALAVGASVAVARWLSRPLLELGARARAMADGDMDGRLYLREPQEVAEIGSALNELASRLQGTISELEQQRRELAALLEQMVDGVVVVGRGGQPVRSNAAARRLLGAGLAAPGVRVTEVVPQPEVRRALEACLGGQREEVILQHGDLLLRLVMTPVEEGALILVQDLTAVRRLETMRRDFVANLSHEIRTPLAVIKALAETLERTSDPEEARPFLLQLGGQVDRLALLTRRLMELARLESGNPELNLQDCHLGEIARSTVDSLAPMARLKGISVDLDVPADLPRVRGDPDLLRELLGNLLDNALKFTSAGGQVRISARPRDGRVLVQVRDTGRGIPAADLPRIFERFYKGQGRPGAGTGLGLAICKHIVLVHGGEIWAESEPGKGSTFSFTLPLRGPTERD
- the pstB gene encoding phosphate ABC transporter ATP-binding protein PstB; protein product: MRAIDLSVWYGNIQALKKVNLGIMANRVTALIGPSGCGKSTFLRSLNRMNDLVESARTKGQVFLDGHDIYAPGTDVVGLRKRVGMVFQRPNPFPMSVYENVAYGPRIHGVKDRKTLDQIVERSLQAAALWDEVKDRLFRSALGLSGGQQQRLVIARVLAVEPEVILMDEPASALDPISTGKLEDLIEQLKSRYTIVIVTHNMQQAARISDFTGFFLMGELVEYGPTDRIFTAPRDKRTEDYITGRFG
- a CDS encoding phosphate ABC transporter substrate-binding protein, with the protein product MSRLAAALVLAAALALAVSGCGGGGATQPEEKGKVLKGTITAVGSTAMQPLVERAAHRFMQAHPEVQISVQGGGSGTGLSQVAAGACDIGNSDVFAEEKEGIDASQLVDHKVCVVGMAAVVNPGVTVDNLTRQQLIDIFTGRITNWKEVGGPDVKVVVVNRPKGSGSRATFKKYALGGAEEVQSIEEDSSGAVRRIIRDTPGAIGYLALSYLDGSVKVISLDGVAPTKENIVTGRYPVWAYQHMYTKGQPSGVTKAFIEYMLSAEVQTTLVPEMGYIPVTEMKVERDWKGNVTPR